Proteins encoded in a region of the Carassius gibelio isolate Cgi1373 ecotype wild population from Czech Republic chromosome B5, carGib1.2-hapl.c, whole genome shotgun sequence genome:
- the LOC127957405 gene encoding ran-specific GTPase-activating protein-like, translating to MADPKEAQDDHEASTDNVEDSNHDPHFEPIVSLPEQDVKTLEEDEEELFKMRAKLYRFASENDPPEWKERGTGDVKLLRHKEKGSIRLLMRRDRTLKICANHNIMPLMELKPNAGSDRAWVWNTHADFADEKPKPEMLAIRFLNAENAQKFKMKFDECKEEVRKSLEGSMNSANKVAEKLEELSVNDDKTKSSGDKKEEVKEEKKEEKAGEEEKK from the exons ATGGCGGACCCGAAG GAGGCACAAGATGATCATGAAGCATCCACGGACAACGTAGAGGACTCCAACCATGACCCTCATTTTGAACCCATCGTCTCACTCCCTGAGCAGGATGTCAAGACCCTAGAGGAAGACGAGGAAGAACTTTTCAAGAT gaGGGCAAAGCTGTATCGTTTTGCCAGTGAGAATGATCCCCCAGAGTGGAAGGAGCGTGGGACGGGTGACGTCAAACTCCTGCGACACAAAGAGAAGGGTTCCATCCGTCTTCTCATGAGGAGAGACCGTACCCTCAAAATCTGTGCCAATCATAACA TTATGCCGTTGATGGAGCTGAAGCCCAACGCAGGCAGCGACAGGGCCTGGGTGTGGAATACACATGCTGACTTTGCAGATGAAAAACCCAAACCAGAGATGCTGGCTATTCGATTCCTCAACGCAGAGA ATGCACAGAAGTTCAAGATGAAGTTTGATGAATGCAAAGAAGAGGTCAGAAAGTCCTTAGAAG ggaGCATGAACAGCGCTAACAAAGTGGCAGAGAAGCTGGAGGAGCTGTCTGTGAATGATGACAAGACGAAGAGTTCAGGGGACAAGAAAGAAGAGGTGAAGGAAGAGAAGAAAGAGGAGAAAGCTGGCGAGGAGGAGAAGAAATGA